Proteins from a genomic interval of Helicobacter pylori Shi112:
- a CDS encoding plasminogen-binding N-terminal domain-containing protein has product MLRLLIGLLLMSFISLQSASWQEPLRVSIEFVDLPKKIIRFPAHDLQVGEFGFVVTKLSDYEIVNSEVVIIAVENGVATAKFRAFESMKQSHLPTPRMVAKKGDLVYFRQFNNQAFLIAPNDEIYEKIRATNTDINFISSDLLVTFLNGFDPKIANLRKACNVYSVGVIYIVTTNTLNILSCESFEILEKRDLDTSGVTKTSTPFFSRVEGIDAGTLGKVFSGSQSKNYFAYYDALVKKEKRKEVRIKKKEEKVDAREIKREIKQETIKEPKKANQGTENAPTLEEKNYQKAERKLDAKEEKRRLKEEKKKAKAEQRAREFEQRAKEHQERDEKELEERRKALGMDQGNEKVNAKENDQEIKQEAIKEPSDENNATQQGENKPNSKEEKRRLKDEKKKAKAEQRAREFEQRAKEHQERDEKELEERRKALEAGKK; this is encoded by the coding sequence ATGTTAAGGCTTTTGATAGGACTTCTTTTAATGAGTTTTATAAGCTTGCAATCGGCCTCTTGGCAAGAACCCTTAAGAGTGAGTATAGAATTTGTGGATTTGCCTAAAAAAATCATTCGTTTTCCTGCTCATGATTTGCAAGTGGGGGAGTTTGGTTTTGTCGTTACTAAACTTTCAGATTATGAAATCGTTAATTCTGAAGTGGTTATTATTGCCGTTGAAAATGGCGTCGCAACGGCTAAATTCAGAGCGTTTGAGTCTATGAAACAAAGCCATTTGCCCACTCCAAGAATGGTCGCTAAAAAGGGGGATTTGGTCTATTTTAGGCAATTCAATAACCAAGCGTTTTTAATCGCTCCTAATGATGAAATCTATGAGAAAATCAGAGCGACTAACACCGATATTAATTTTATCAGTTCTGATTTGTTGGTGACTTTTTTGAACGGGTTTGACCCAAAAATCGCTAATTTAAGAAAAGCGTGCAATGTTTATAGCGTGGGGGTGATTTATATTGTAACCACGAACACGCTCAATATTTTAAGCTGTGAGAGTTTTGAAATTTTAGAAAAAAGAGATCTGGATACAAGCGGTGTTACTAAAACTTCTACGCCGTTTTTTTCTAGGGTTGAGGGCATTGATGCAGGCACGCTAGGGAAAGTTTTTTCAGGCAGTCAATCTAAAAATTACTTCGCTTACTATGACGCTTTAGTGAAGAAAGAAAAACGCAAAGAAGTAAGGATTAAAAAGAAAGAAGAAAAGGTTGATGCTAGAGAAATTAAACGAGAAATCAAGCAAGAGACCATTAAAGAGCCTAAAAAAGCCAATCAAGGCACAGAAAACGCTCCTACTTTAGAAGAGAAAAACTACCAAAAAGCAGAGCGCAAACTTGATGCTAAAGAAGAAAAACGCCGCTTGAAAGAAGAAAAGAAAAAAGCCAAAGCCGAACAAAGAGCGAGAGAATTTGAACAAAGAGCCAAAGAGCATCAAGAAAGAGATGAAAAAGAGCTTGAAGAGCGAAGAAAGGCTCTGGGCATGGATCAAGGCAATGAAAAAGTCAATGCCAAAGAAAATGATCAAGAAATCAAGCAAGAAGCCATTAAAGAGCCAAGTGACGAAAATAACGCTACCCAACAAGGCGAAAACAAACCAAATTCTAAAGAAGAAAAACGCCGCTTGAAAGATGAAAAGAAAAAAGCCAAAGC
- the csd3 gene encoding peptidoglycan DD-metalloendopeptidase Csd3, whose amino-acid sequence MVFFHKKIILNFIYSLVVAFLSHGVFLKADETAKKQTLLVGERLVWDKLTLLGFLEKNHIPQKLYYNLSSQDKELSAEIQSNVTYYTLRDENNTLIQALIPISQDLQIHIYKKGEDYFLDFIPIIFTRKEKTLLLSLQTSPYQDIVKATNDPLLANQLMNAYKKSVPFKRLAKNDKIAIVYTRDYRVGQAFGQPTIKMAMVSSRSNQYYLFSHSNGRYYDSKAQEVAGFLLETPVKYTRISSPFSYGRYHPILKVRRPHYGVDYVAKHGSLIHSASDGRVGFIGVKVGYGNVVEIHLNELRLVYAHMSAFAKGLKKGSFVKKGQIIGKVGSTGLSTGPHLHFGVYKNSRPINPLGYIRTAKSKLHGKQREVFLEKAQHSKQKLEELLKTHSFEKNSFYLLEGF is encoded by the coding sequence ATGGTATTTTTTCATAAGAAAATTATTTTAAATTTTATCTATTCTTTAGTGGTTGCTTTTTTATCCCATGGGGTGTTTTTAAAAGCCGATGAAACGGCTAAAAAGCAAACTTTATTGGTGGGTGAAAGGCTTGTGTGGGATAAGCTTACGCTGTTAGGGTTTTTAGAAAAAAACCATATCCCTCAAAAACTCTACTACAACCTAAGCTCTCAAGATAAAGAATTGAGCGCTGAAATTCAAAGCAATGTTACCTACTACACCTTAAGAGATGAAAACAACACGCTCATTCAAGCCCTTATCCCTATAAGCCAGGATTTACAAATCCATATTTATAAAAAAGGGGAGGATTATTTTTTAGACTTTATCCCCATTATCTTCACTCGTAAAGAAAAAACCCTCCTTCTTTCTTTACAAACTTCGCCCTATCAAGATATTGTCAAAGCCACCAATGACCCCCTTTTAGCCAACCAATTGATGAACGCGTATAAAAAAAGCGTGCCTTTTAAACGCCTAGCAAAAAACGATAAAATCGCTATCGTTTATACAAGAGATTATCGTGTGGGGCAAGCGTTTGGCCAGCCGACTATCAAAATGGCAATGGTTAGCTCTCGCTCTAACCAATACTATCTTTTTTCCCATTCAAACGGGCGCTATTATGACTCAAAGGCGCAAGAAGTGGCAGGGTTTTTATTAGAAACCCCGGTGAAATACACCCGCATTTCTTCGCCTTTTTCGTATGGGAGGTACCACCCTATTTTAAAAGTCAGACGGCCTCATTACGGCGTGGATTATGTGGCTAAACATGGCAGTTTGATCCATTCTGCTTCAGACGGGCGTGTGGGTTTTATAGGGGTTAAGGTGGGGTATGGGAATGTGGTTGAAATCCATTTGAACGAATTGCGCTTGGTGTATGCTCACATGAGCGCGTTTGCTAAGGGGTTGAAAAAAGGATCATTCGTTAAAAAAGGGCAAATCATAGGAAAAGTGGGAAGCACCGGTTTAAGCACCGGGCCGCATTTGCATTTTGGCGTGTATAAAAACTCCCGCCCTATTAATCCTTTAGGCTATATCCGCACCGCTAAAAGCAAATTACACGGCAAGCAAAGAGAGGTTTTTTTAGAAAAAGCTCAGCATTCTAAGCAAAAATTAGAAGAACTTCTTAAAACCCATTCTTTTGAAAAAAATTCATTTTATCTTTTAGAGGGTTTTTAA